The Natrinema sp. DC36 genome includes the window AGGACGCTGCCGACATCCAGTTGGCGCCGATCGCCATCCCGTTCTCGAGGTTTCCGATGGAACGGCCGGCGACCCACATGTTATCGGTGTCGGCCACGCGGAAGACGAAGCCGATGGCGAGGAACAGGCCCAGCATCGCCAGCACCAAGAGGGCCGGAAGGATCTTGAACGAGATGTCCATCGCCTCCGGCAGAAGACTTTCCTGCAGCGGAACGACCGGAACCCCCGTCATTCGTCGACACCTCCGTCGGCGGCTGCAGCGGCTTCGCCGCCGGTCTCGTCATCGATGGTCGGGTGCTCGATGCCGTACTTGGCATCGAGCGCGTCGCGTTTGCGCGAGTACCAGAACGACAGGATCAGCGCACTGGTCGGTGCGCCGAACGCGACCAGGAAGTAGTGGAGCGGGAAGCCCAGAACTGGCATCTCGACCGTCATCATATCAGTCGCCAAGTACGTCATCGTCACCGGGCCCCATACGGCGATGACCCAGATGACGAAGCCCGTCCAGACCACACGTAGGTGGTCGCGCATGAACGGTGTGCTCGGATTCAGGAGATTCACCTCCGAATTGAGATAGTCGGTGTTTCGGTGAGCCTGGCTGGCCTGTCCAGCCACGCCACCGTCCGTTGCAGCCTGTTTGTCAGCCGAATCGTGAGTGTTATTATCTGGCATATGCGTTCGAATCGTGTTTTTTAGTCGCGTTTTTCAGCCCGAAAATCGGGTGGTGGTTAGTCTTTCGACACTTGCTCTGCGATCTCGTCGACGACCTCGGGGTTGCGCAGCGTCGAGGTGTTCCCGAGTTCGTTCCCGCTCGCGATATCCTCTAACAGCCGGCGCATGATCTTGCCCGAGCGCGTTTTGGGCAGTTCGTGCGTGAAGGCGATCTCCTCGGGCTTGGCGATCGGCCCGATCGAGTCGAGGACGGCCGACATGGCCTTCTCCTCGAGTTCGTCGTGCCGGTCCTCGTAGCCGTCCTCGGGGATGGCGTAGACGTAGACGGCCTCGCCTTTGACCTCGTGGTCGCCGCCGACGACGGCGGCTTCGGCGATCCCTTCGACGCCCACGACGGACGACTCGATCTCCATCGTTCCCAGCCGGTGGCCGGAGACGTTGATCACGTCGTCGACCCGGCCGAGGATGGTGATGTAGTCGTCTTCGTCGATCTTCGCACCGTCCTCGGGGAAGTAGACCCACTCGTCGGCCTCCTCGTCGGAGTACTCCTGCCAGTACTCCTCGAGGAAGCGCTCGTCGTTGTCGTACAGCGTGCGAAGCATGCCGGGCCAGGGGTTGTTGACCGTCACGTAGCCGGCCTGTCCGGCGTCGACTTCATCGCCCTGCGCGTCGACGACGCGGGCGTCGATCCCCGGCAGCGGCGGCCCCGCCGAGCCGGGTTTCATGGTGTTGACCCCCGGCAGCGTCGTGATCATCATCCCCCCGGTCTCCGTCTGCCACCAGGTGTCGACGATCGGGCACTCCTCGTTACCGATGTGCTTGTAGTACCATTTCCACGCGCGCGGGTTGATCGGTTCTCCCACGGTGCCGAGCAAGCGGAGGCTCGAGATGTCGTGGTTCTCCGTGTACTCGGCGCCCCACTTCATGAACGCGCGGATGGCCGTCGGCGCGGTGTAGAAGATGTCGACCTCGTTCTTCTCGACGATCTCCCACAGCCGGTCCTTGTCGGGGTAGTCGGGGGTCCCCTCGTACATCACGCTCGTCGTGCCGAGCGCCATCGGTCCGTAGACGATGTAGGAGTGGCCGGTGATCCACCCGATGTCGGCCGAGCACCAGTAGGTGTCGTCGGCCTCGATATCCAGTACCGCGTGGCTCGTCCAGGCCGTGTACGCGAGGTAGCCGCCGGTGGTGTGTTTGACCCCCTTCGGCTGACCGGTCGTTCCCGACGTGTACATCAGGAACAGCATGTCCTCGGCGTCGCGCGGGACCGGTTCGACCGTCGACCCCTCGTGGTCGGCCACGAGTTCGTCGTAGTCGTGCTGGTTGTCCGCGAGCTCGTGATCGAGATCGTCGCCCAGTCGGTCGACGACCACGACGTCGGAGACCTCGTGCTCGACGCCTTCGAGGCCCTCGTTTGTCTTCGAAATGTGATCGAGCGCGTCGCCGCGGCGGTAGTACCCGTCGCAGGTGACGAGGTGCTCGCTGTCCGCGGAGTTCATCCGGGTGGCCAGCGCGTCGGCCGAGAAGCCGGCGAAGACGACGCTGTGCGGTGCGCCGATGCGGGCACAGGCCAGCATGGCGATCGGTAGCTCCGGAACCATCGGCATGTACAGCGTGACGATGTCGTCCTCCTCGACGCCGAGGTCTCGCAGCGTCGCCGCGAAGTCCTCGACCTCGTCGAGCAGCTCGTCGTAGGTGTACGTGCGCGTCTCGCCGAGTTCGCCTTCCCACTCGATGGCGACGCTGTCGCCCCGCCCCTCCTCGACGTGTCGGTCGAGGCAGTTGTACGACGCGTTGAGTTCACCGCCGGTGAACCACTCGTAGAACGGGGCGTTCCCGTCCTCGAGAACCGTATCGTACTCCTCGTCCCACGAGAGGAGGTCGGCGGCACGCTCCCAACACTCCGGCCAGTTCTCCTCGAACTCCTCGTAGATCCCCTGATCAGTGACGTTTGCCTGCTCGACGAACGACTCGGGAGGCTCGAACGCCTCCTGTTCTTCGAGTCGCGCCTCGAGATCGGCATTGTCCTGTGACATGGTACACCCAATCAATCTCCAACTAGCATAGTAAAGACGGCCTCTAGTTGTGCAAAATCGACTCGATACGCAGAAGGGAACCTAGCATATATTGACTGTATTAGGACACGATAATCGGCCGTCGCTCGCTCAATCGGGACAGATCGGGAGCGCAACGAACTACTCTCCCTCGAAGTAGCGTTTCATACGAGCCGTTCGAGGACGGATAGAATGCCGCCTCTAGAGACGTAGCCCCGATCGGATCAGGTGACGATCCCTCGCGACGCCGTGACTACTCGGCCGGATCGTCGAAGAACGTCCGAAGCAACTCGTGTTGGCCCTTCCGCAGGTGGTTGTGCAGCGTCGGCGATGAGACGCCCATCGCGTCCGCGACTTCCTCGGCCGTGCTCTCCCGGGGCCAGTCGTAGTAGCCGCCGAAATACGCCGCTCGGAGCGCGGCTTCCTGTCGGTCCGTCAGTCGATCCTCGAGCCCCTCTCGGAACTCGCGAGCGGTCTGGACGGGCCGCTCGGTCTCGCGTTTGCCGACCAGTTCGGAGTCCGGGAACGCGGATCGGAGACCGTCGACGATGGTCCGAAGGTCCGCGTCGACGGCGCAGTCGCCGGTGATCGTCGCCGTTCCGCCCTCGAAGACCGCTTCGTGAACCGTGACGCCGTACTCCGTGAGCGTCACGATAGGACAGGAACCGTCGACGACGACTTCGATTCGCCAGCCGTCCTCATCGGTCTCAACCAGCCGACAGTCCTCGATCCCGGGCTCGTCGTCGGCGAGGTCGAAGACGTCGGCCGGCGACGCGTCCTCGAGGCGGACGTAGTAGAGCTGCGTCGACTCGTCGATCGGGACCAGCGAGTCGAGTTCGAACCGGCAGTCGAGTCGGCGCGAGACGTCGACGAAGAACGACCGACCGTCGCGGCAGGCGACCTCGAGTTCGGTCACCCGGTCGGATAGCAAGAGGTTCCGCCGGCGGATGGCAGCGATCGCGTAGCCGACCTGCCGGCCGATCGTCGCGAGCCACGCGCGTTCGTCGTCTCCGAACGCCGCCGAGCGCTCGGTCGCGACCGAGAGCGTCCCGTAGACGGTATCGCCGTACGCAAGCGGGATCCGGGCGACGGCGCCCTCGAACGCGTCGTTCTCGAACACATCGGTCTTGAGCGTCGCCGTCACGTCGTCTGCGACGAGTACGGTCCGCTCCCCGTAACGATTATCGGACACCGCGTTCGCGTCTGAGAGGGCGGCGATCGACTCCTCGTCGTCCCACTCGTCGGGGGAGACCCGCTCGACCGCGTCGGGATCGATCCCACTGGACGCGCGCCACTCGCGGCGACGGTCCGACACCGTCGCGCGGTCGATCCACGCGAACTCGTAGGCTCGGCCGTCGGCGAGCGCCCCACAGGTCGCCGTCTCGACCTCCTCGTGATCGGTCGAATCGAGCAGCGCGTGAGTCACGGCGCGGTGCTGGTTGGCGACGGCATACAGCCCATCGAGTTCGTCGCGTTGCTCGCGCGCGGCCGCCAGTTCCTCGTGTGCGGCCGTAACGTCGCGGACGAAGACGGCGAACCCCCGATGGTCCCCCCGATCGTCCCGCAGCGGCGAGACGACCTCGGTCGCACGGAACTGCGACCCGTCCTCGTGGACGCGCCACCCGTCGGTCTCGGTGCCGGATTCCTCGAGGGCCCGAGAGAGCGCTCGCTCGGGAGCGCCGTCCTCGACGGCGCTGTCGGGATAGAACGTCGAGACGTGCGTGCCGACGATCTCGCCGGCCCGGTAGCCGAACATCGCGGCCGCGCTGCGGTTCCAGCGTTCGACGTAGCCGTCCGCGTCGAGTCGGAGCAGCGCGTATCGGTCGCTCGCGGCCAGCAACAGGCGGATGACGCTGTCGTCGCCCACCACCGGACCGGATCGACCGCCCGATCGTCCGCGGTCGGCCCCCGACGGTCGTTCGACGGCGTCAAACGCGTCGACGATCTCGGTGTCCGTCGGCTCGGGCAAATAGGATTCGAGGGCCTCGAAACTGCGCCAGCCGCCCGCAGTCTTGACGACGCGGGGGTTAACGTCGTGCTCGACCAGGGCGGTGTGAGCGAAGTACTGCCGGAGGTCGCTCGTGGAGGCGTCGGAGAGCCCGGGCTCGTCGGCCAGTTCGCTCGCTCGGTCGGCCACGTCCGAGACCAGCATCTGGAGCCGACGGGTCGTGACCGAAAAGATCCGATCGTCGGTCGAAAGATCGTTACTCCGGGCGTATCGTCGGAGTTCGCGCTCGACGCGGGTCGGCAGGTACGCGGTCCGGTCCCGCGTGCCGTCGTCGGTCGACACGCGAATCAGGTACCGCGGCGGATCGATCCGGACCTGCTCGATATCGCCGATCGTGAGCCGCGTCAGCTCGGGCGGTCGGAGCCCGACGTCGCCACAGAGGCGGATCACCAGCGCCTCGCGATAGGTTTCGGCGGCGTCGAGAAGCGACTCGTACTCCCGACGCTCGAGTACCGTCTCGGTTCCCCCCTCGAGGCTCATGGTTCGCTCGTTCTGGCGACGCGAACATAATTGTATCGCCTCTCGTTGACATTCGCGACCGTTCGACTGATTCGGCGGGCGACAGCGGATAGTCGCGGTTTCGCGGTACTGGGTTCTGCGAAACAGAATCAGTCGAAGTCGCCCTCGTCGCCGATCTCGGCCTGAATCTCGCCGACGATTTCCGGATTGCGGAGCGCGCTGGTATCACCCAGTTCCTCGCCGTTAGCGACGTCCTCGAGCAGGCGGCGCATGATTTTGCCCGAGCGGGTCTTGGGCAGTTCCGGCGTGAAGATCAACTCCGCGGGGCGGGCGATCGGGCCGATCGCGGATTCGATGCTCTCGAGGATCGCCCGCCGAATCGTCGCGTCGGACTCGTGGCCGCTCTCGGTGCTGACGTACGCGTAGATCTCGGTGTCCTCGGTCTGGCTCGAGCGGCCGACGACGGCGGCTTCGGCGACGCCGTCGACGTCGGCGATCGCGCCCTCGATCTCCATCGTCCCGAGTCGGTGGCCGGAGACGTTGATCACGTCGTCGACCCGGCCGAGGACGGTGATATAGCCGTCGTCGTCGGCTCGAGCCGTATCGCCGCTGAAGTAGCGCCAGTCGTCGGTTTCGGGATCGGAAAAGCGTCGCCAGTACTCCGCGACGAACCGCTCGTCGTTGTCGTACAGCGTCCGCGCCATCCCCGGCCACGGGCGCGCGATCGTGAGATAGCCGGCCTCGCCGGGAGCGACTTGCTCGCCCTGCGCGTCGACGACGCTGGCGTCGATCCCCGGCAGCGGCGGCCCCGCCGAGCCTGGTTTCATCTCGTCGATGCCCGGCAGCGTCGAGACGGTCACCGCACCGGTCTCCGTCTGCCACCAGGTGTCGACGACCGGACAGTCCCCGCCGCCGATGTGTTCGCGATACCAGTTCCAGGGCCGGGGACTGATCGGCTCGCCGACCGTGCCGAGCAGGCGCAGCGACGAGAGGTCGTGGCGCGCGGGGTAGTCCGAGCCCCACTTCATGAACGCGCGAATCGCCGTCGGCGCGGTGTAGAAGATGTCGACGGCGTTCCGATCGACGATCTCCCAGAGCCGATCCCGGTCGGGATAGTCGGGCGTCCCCTCGTACATCACGGTCGTCGTCCCCAGCGCGAGCGGCCCGTAGACGATGTAGGAGTGGCCCGTGATCCAGCCGATGTCGGCCGCACACCAGTAGGTGTCGTCGGGTTTGACGTCGAGAACGGCGTGCGTCGTCCACGCGACGTGAGCGAGGTAGCCCCCCGTCGAGTGGACGACGCCCTTCGGCTCGCCGGTCGTCCCAGAGGTGTACATTAAGAACAGCATGTCCTCCGCGTCGCGCGAGACCGGCTCGACCGTTTCGCCCGCGAACTCGTCGCGAAGCTCGTGGTAGTCCCACTCGCCGTCCCCGAGGACGTGCGGGAGGTCGTCGCCGAGCCGGTCGACGACGACCGTTCGGACGTCCTGCTCGAGGTCGATGCGGGCGTTGTCGGCCTTGCTCTTCTGGTTGAAGGCGTCTCCTCGTCGGTAGTAGCCGTCGCAGGTGATGAGAAACTCGCTGTCCGCGGCGTCCATCCGCGTTGCGAGCGCATCCGCAGAGAGGCCGGCGAAAACGACGCTGTGGGGTGCACCGATCCGGGCACAGGCCAACATCGCGATCGGCAACTCGGGAATCATCGGCAGGTAGATCGTCACGACGTCGTCTTCCGCGACGCCGAGGTCGCGCAGGGCCGCCGCGAGTTCGTTGACTTCGACGTAGAGATCCCGATAGGTGTAGGTCCGGCGCTCGCCCTGTTTCCCCTCCCAGCGGATCGCGGCGTGGTTCTTGCGCCCCGACTCGAGGTGGCGATCCAGGCAGTTGTACGAGGCGTTGAGGCGACCGTCCGCGAACCAGCGATAGAAGGGCGCGTCCTCCGCCTCGAGGACGGTATCGTACGGCTCGTCCCACGAGAGGAGGTCGGCCGCACGCGTCCAGCAGTCGGGCCAGTTCGTCTCGAACGACTCGTGAAGCGTCGGATCCGTGACGTTCGCCTGCTCGATGAAGGAGTCGGGAGGGCTGTGGGGAGAGCCGGTCGGCGCGGACGCGTCTCGATCCGGCCCGTTCCGTTCGACCATGTATCGTCCGAACGGTGGTCAGTCAGAGGAATAAACGTTCCTCCCGATCGCCGCGCAGTAGGCGGATCTCGATCCCGCTGCTCGCGGTGCGTTCCCCGAACCGATCAGAGATCGTCCTGGGTCGAATCGATATCGGCCATTTCCTCGGGATCGATCTCGTGACCGGGTTCGCGAACGACGTAGACGTCGTAGCGGTGGTCGTTCGCGACCGGGCTCCCGACGCTCGACTGGGGCGCGATGACCGAGCCCGCGTTCTCGGAGCCGATGAAGACGACTGAAGCCTCGATCTCGCCGGCGATCCGTCGGATCTCGCGGACGACGTTCGTCGTCGACGTCGCAGTGGGCTCGTCGGAACTGACCCGCTCGATCCGGACGGTCGCCTCCGGCGCGACCTCCTCGGCTCGGGTCTGCATTCCCGTCGCGATCGCGTCCGGATCGAACGGCTCGCCCTGCGTGATCCAGCCGCGATCGCGCGCATACTCGGCGTCGTCCGGAATGACCGTCAGTACGATGAGTTCCTCGTCGAGCAGGTCGCCGAAGGCGGCGGCCCGTTCGAGCGCTTTCGTCGCTAACTTCGACCCGTCGAAGGGAACCAGCAGTGACATACGGCTATTTCATAGGACAGCAGAGGTAAATGTTCTCCCTCCGCTCGACCGCACTCGGACGGACTCACCCTGTCAGTTCCGGCGCACCTGCGACCCGCAAGACGTGTGCGCCGGTAGAACGGTGCAGTAACCCGTATCAGACGTCGCTTCCGTCGGCGTCGTGCGGCGGTTCGCCGGCCGACCGATCACCGACCTGCTCGCCGCCGCCACCGACGACCAGCACGGGTCGATTCGCGATCCTGACGACTCTGTCGACGGTGCTCCCGAGCAGCGCCCCCCTGAACGACGAGCGGCCGCGGGAACCGAGAACGATCGCCCCGGCGTCCCGATCGGCCGCGTCGTCGAGGATCTCCTCGTGGGGAACGCCGGACCGAACGGCCGTCTCGACGGTCACGCCGGCCTCGGCCGCCGTCGACTCCAGTTCCTCGAGCCAGCCAGCCGCGCGCGCTCGAAGCTGTCGCGTCGCCTCCTCGGGATCGACGATACCGGTGTCGTATTCGGTGCGCTCGTCGACGACCGCGATCCCGTACAGCGGCGCGTCGAAACGCTCGGCGAGCGCGATCGCGTGATCGACCGCGGTCGCCGCAGCCTCGCTCCCGTCGGTTGCGACCAGAATGGAATCGTACATGGACGTCAGTACGTGCCCCCTCGAGAAAGCGTTGGGGCTCGCAGGGCGGCGTCCCCGGACGTGGTTACGCCCCGTTCGAATGCCATCCGAAAGTTCCAGAACGATTATTTCTCGTCAAATAGTCATCACCTGATAATGTCGCAGGAATTGGGTCCGCGCGCTCGAGAGTTGTCGAAGCCCTATTACGAAAACGCCCTTCCGGCGCACGATCTGTTCCACGCTGCTCGAGTCAGAAACGTCTCGATTCGGTTAGCAGCGGACTGCGAGCGCGGGGTCGATAGAGCCGTCCTTTCCGCGGCGGCGTGGTTACACGATATCGGTCGCCCGCGGGAGAGAACGGGAGCGATCGACGATCACGACGAGTGGGCCGCGGCCGAAGCCGCGGAGCTTCTCGAGACGGACGGAGTGACGGCGGATCGAATCGACGCGATCACGCACTGCATTCGGGCGCACAGTATTCGGGCAAGTTCTCCGGAGCCGGAGACGCTCGAGGCCAAACTGCTCTTCGATGCGGACAAGTTAGACGCCGCTGGAGCCCGCGGTATCGTTCGAATGGCCTGTATCGTCGGCGAGCGGTCGGGCAGCGCCGGTGAAAAATACGCGGTCATCGACGATGCATCGGTGTCCGGAGCGGATTCGTCGGACCGTCCCGACATCACGCTCCTCCGGGAGTGGGGTCAAGAGCGCCTAAACGAGCTGTATACCGCGCCGGGGCGGCGTCTCGGCGACTCGCGACGACAGTTCATGGACGACTTCTTCGCACAGTTCGAGAGCGAAATCGGCGTCGAGGGAGAGCGATGATTTCGACTTCGCGAGTCTCGAGAGAGACGGCCGATAGGGCTTCGAAGCACCGTCAGTCGTCGGTCCCCTCCCGTGAGCGATCTTCGATCCCGACACCGCGCGCCGCCGTCGCCTTCACCGAGGCCACGATCGACCGCCCGGGCTCGAGTCCCAGCGTCTCGACGCTCCGCCGCGTGACCAGCGCGACGAGTTCGGTGTCGCTCCCGCCGTCGCCACCGTCCGCACTCTCGAGACCGATTCCCACCCGAGCGACGGCGTCCCCGGCCTCGAGCCACGAGACGGTCCCCGGGAACCGGTTCCGAACGCTCGTCCCATCGGCTCGCGGCACGTCGCTTGGCGCGTGGAGACTCACGGCGTCGGAGCGGATCGTCACGGACGCCGTCGCGGCGTCGGCCGGAACGACGGCCAGAATCTCCCCCGCAGCGGTCTCGACGGTTGCGAGTTCCCCGTCGCGGTCGACGACCGTCCCCCTGAGAACCGTCTCGTCGACGCGGGCGACGCCCTCGTATGCCGCGACCAGTCGATCGAACCGCGCCAGCAGATCCCGAGCCGTCGGCGTCAGCGAACTGCCACCGCCGTCGGCTCCGCCGCGAGTGCGCTCGACCAGGGGGCCGATCGCCTCCTCGATCGCCACCACCCGCTGCTGGAGGCGGGGGTAGGATCGCTCGAGAGCGTCGGCCGCCCCCGACAGCGAGCCGCGGTCGTCGATCGCGCGCAGCATCTCGACGTCACTGCGATCGACGGCGACATCGTCGATCCGCAGGTAGGGGTCGAACTCCTTTTCCATGGTCATCGGTGGATCACGCGGTGGGTTCGGTCGAATCGCAGCCGGGTCCGGAGCCGCTCGAGTCCCCATTCGCGTTCACGCGAGAAGTTCGTTTTCATCGTACAACAGGTCTCCGTCGACGAACCGCGCGGTTCGCTCGTCGCGGGGATCGTCGAAGATCCGCTCGGGCGGGCCCACTTCGACCAGTTCGCCCTCGAGCAGGAAGGCGACGCGATCCGAGATCCGCTCGGCCTGGTGCATGTCGTGGGTCGCGAGCAAGACGCCGTGACCGCGCCCCCGGGCGCGCTCGATCGCGCGCTCGAGGATAGCCGTGTTCCGCGGGTCAAGATCAGAGGTCGGCTCGTCGAGCACCAGCAGGTCCGGTCCCGCGGCGAGTGCGCGGGCGAAGGACACCCGCTGTGCCTCGCCACCAGAGAGCGAGCCCGCGTCCCGGTCCCACTCGTCCCGGAGTCCGACGAGTTCGAGGGCCTCGAGCGTCCGGTCGTCGACAGTCGGCCGGCTCCGGATCCATCGGTCCGCGAGCCGTCGGCCGAATCCCCGAACGCGCTGCGACCACGGCCGGCGAACCCGCCGGCCGATATCGACGTTGCGCGCGACCGAGGTCTCGAACAGGCTCGCCTGCTGGAAGACCATGCCGATCCGCCGACGGAACTCGAGTCGATCGTCCCGCGACAGCGACCACGGATCCATTCCGTCGCAGCGGACGACGCCGTCGGTCGGTCGCTCGAACAGTGCGGCCAGCCGCAACAGCGTCGTCTTGCCGGCCCCCGAAGGGCCGATCACCGTCACGATTTCGCCCGACTCGAGGGGCAGCGAGACGCCGTCCAGAATGTCCGTGTCGTCGACGCCGTAGGACACGTGCTCGAGCTCGAGATTCATCTCTGATGCGCCTCCGTTGCAGTCGCTCGAATCATTATCGGCCTCCGAGTCGCAGGACGATCCCGTTGACGAGCAAGACGAGGACGAGCAACACCGCGCCGAGTACCAGCGCCGTCTCGAACTCGCCGCGGCGCGTCTCGAGCGTGATCGCGGTCGTGATCGTCCGCGTTTTCGACGTCCCGTCGGCGTAGGCGATGTTGCCGCCGACGATCAGAACCGAGCCGACCTCGCTGATCGCGCGGCCGAAGCCGGCGAGAATTCCGGTCACGACGCCGTAGCGCGCCTCCTTGAGGGTGATCAGCGCGACATCGGTTCGGGTCCCCCCGACACCGTAGGCCGCGTCCCGGACGGCGTCGTCGACGCTCTCGATGGCCGATAGGGCGACACCGGTGATCACCGGTGCGGCGAGAACGCACTGAGAGATGATCATGGCTTCGGGCGTGTAAACGAGCCCGAGCGCGCCGAGCGGGCCGCTGTTCGAGAGGGCCATCAAGACGAGCAATCCGACGACGACGCTCGGAAAACCCATTCCCGTGTTGATGATGGCCGTGATCACCCGCTTCCCGCGGAAGTCCGCGAAGCCGACGACGAAGGCGATCGGTAAACTGAGAAGGGTACTCAACAGGATGGCGGCCAGGCTGACCGTCAGCGAGACCTGAATGATGCTCCGGAGATAGTTCGGTTCGGCGAGGGACTCGAATGGCATCGGTAGTAGGTTGTTTCGTCCGGATAGTGGGTCGTTTCGTCCGGGTAGTGGGTCTGTCGATCACTCCTCGCTCGAGTCCGGCTGCCATCCTTTCGGGACGTACTGCTGGAAGTTCGGGTCCGCCGACAGGGCCTCGGGGTAGAACAGCTGTTCGCCGTTCGCCGTGTAGTCCCCGACGAGTTCCTGTCCCTCCGGACTCGTGAAATAGCCGATGTAGGCCATCGCGAGGTCGTAGTTGACGTTCGAGTGGATCTCCGGATTGGCCGCCATGATCCCGTAGGGGTTCGCGAGCAGTTCCGGCCCGCCCTCGATCGGGCCCTGAAGCAGGATCTCGAGGTCGACGTTGTCCCGCATCGAGAGGAACGTCCCCCGATCGGCGAGCGTGTACGAACCCGACTCGCTCGCGTTGTTCAACGTGTTTCCCATCCCGTCACCGAGTTCCTGATACCACTCACCGCCGGGCTCGGCACCCGATTCGTCCCAGATCGCTAACTCCTTCGTGTGCGTGCCAGAGTCGTCCCCGCGCGAGACGAACTGCGCTTGCGCGCTCGCGATGGCCTCGAAGGCTGCCGTCGCTTGCTCGGTAGTACCGACGCCCGCCGGGTCGTCGCTCGGCCCGACGATCACGAAGTCATTGAACATCAGGCTCCGCCGGTTGATTCCGTGTCCGTCCCGCATGAACTCGTCCTCGAGCGAGCGGGCGTGGACCAGAATCACGTCGGCGTTGCCGTTGCGAGCGGACTCGATCGCGGCACCCGTCCCCTGAGCGTTGGCCGCGACGGGCGTTCCGAACCGCTCCTGGAACGCGGCGTTGATCTCGTCGAGCAGCCCCGTGTCGTACGTGCTGGTCGTCGTCGCGAGCGCGAGTTCCTCGCCGGCGATCGATCCCTCACCCTGGTCGCTTCCGAGTCCGAGACAGCCGCCAACGGCAGCGGCGATCCCCGCCGCACTCGCCCCGAGTAGCTCTCGTCGCCGATATTCCATATTGGGAACAACGATGGAACACAGTGTGATAAACGTACCGCTCAGGGACCCCGACAGTGGTTACCGAGGCCGCTCTCGGACTCGATGCGAGTGAAAACGTAACTGTAACCGGTTACAGCGACGGGACTGATCCAATCGACGTTCGACCGAGACTAGTCGGCC containing:
- a CDS encoding substrate-binding domain-containing protein, producing the protein MEYRRRELLGASAAGIAAAVGGCLGLGSDQGEGSIAGEELALATTTSTYDTGLLDEINAAFQERFGTPVAANAQGTGAAIESARNGNADVILVHARSLEDEFMRDGHGINRRSLMFNDFVIVGPSDDPAGVGTTEQATAAFEAIASAQAQFVSRGDDSGTHTKELAIWDESGAEPGGEWYQELGDGMGNTLNNASESGSYTLADRGTFLSMRDNVDLEILLQGPIEGGPELLANPYGIMAANPEIHSNVNYDLAMAYIGYFTSPEGQELVGDYTANGEQLFYPEALSADPNFQQYVPKGWQPDSSEE
- a CDS encoding phosphate ABC transporter ATP-binding protein, which encodes MNLELEHVSYGVDDTDILDGVSLPLESGEIVTVIGPSGAGKTTLLRLAALFERPTDGVVRCDGMDPWSLSRDDRLEFRRRIGMVFQQASLFETSVARNVDIGRRVRRPWSQRVRGFGRRLADRWIRSRPTVDDRTLEALELVGLRDEWDRDAGSLSGGEAQRVSFARALAAGPDLLVLDEPTSDLDPRNTAILERAIERARGRGHGVLLATHDMHQAERISDRVAFLLEGELVEVGPPERIFDDPRDERTARFVDGDLLYDENELLA
- a CDS encoding TOBE domain-containing protein; this translates as MEKEFDPYLRIDDVAVDRSDVEMLRAIDDRGSLSGAADALERSYPRLQQRVVAIEEAIGPLVERTRGGADGGGSSLTPTARDLLARFDRLVAAYEGVARVDETVLRGTVVDRDGELATVETAAGEILAVVPADAATASVTIRSDAVSLHAPSDVPRADGTSVRNRFPGTVSWLEAGDAVARVGIGLESADGGDGGSDTELVALVTRRSVETLGLEPGRSIVASVKATAARGVGIEDRSREGTDD
- a CDS encoding ABC transporter permease; the protein is MPFESLAEPNYLRSIIQVSLTVSLAAILLSTLLSLPIAFVVGFADFRGKRVITAIINTGMGFPSVVVGLLVLMALSNSGPLGALGLVYTPEAMIISQCVLAAPVITGVALSAIESVDDAVRDAAYGVGGTRTDVALITLKEARYGVVTGILAGFGRAISEVGSVLIVGGNIAYADGTSKTRTITTAITLETRRGEFETALVLGAVLLVLVLLVNGIVLRLGGR